From Topomyia yanbarensis strain Yona2022 chromosome 1, ASM3024719v1, whole genome shotgun sequence, one genomic window encodes:
- the LOC131677738 gene encoding transmembrane protein 245 isoform X2, giving the protein MSTRPSPAPIKRSFDGLFNAWLLLRSQGHEKPLRNALYNMMMFAVVAVVIGVTLVLAPFFKPLLWAFLFGAVLFPAKKRIAEALNQWIERIERDERYLVVGILGAPVQGINSLGEFLTKWLMSHFKVIGIGCGSLISLRIVLWLAPTEVFITIWNFIVWNHSLFRTVLSSLTLHMLVIILALYVASVYLLWVPELSTPFLVVGQMLWVLIVGYGCSFLGALQVPMFLGLLTYGVIGLVYNLQRDDKNVRFIDKWHCLLDVTSYRLDDSKIDPVIAKSPADETGYTSCIEEIKSKLKLDVTTTPRLSSTMNDSKCSTNDTPEKTQESLESDLYFRILFYTCVGTLIWMHTWILFLGIIPISLHLIKKVAEILGIVQYFSQKLQQYWELLKLWLFPRHSALLPLCLPGILRVNTNIHWYVCAKIRSYIDDISSIVMIGFLSVLVMLISILAFTQIYSETIAVAQLGSNLVNRTLTHRPDLIEMLPIDMQSMDNIIDNAYKYGRSHIEQYVDDIFNDTDPTQAKKLKIQILSVWDRLIQSWMDRNNGDNLVGPRVNSQSIRVTIDEIFINPITKAGIIGFVKSNIGMLLEVSDSLWMLLRTNVTLLVSAIGTLVSVILGGGHAVLKFLFHTIIFFTTLFYLLQSSQARYAPSAITFNNSWGPRIIQALEDSISSVVVATLKLALFHGLFTWLTHTIFGAHIVYLPAVLASILAAAPFLETYWCSVPAFLDLWLSQDRFWLGVVLVLIHFIVPSNFNPIIHSEIKGGGHPYLTGLSIAGGMYLFGLEGALLGPLLLCLLVVLFEVTMSAIRDSPVTPQTRKSSLDTNNELYSPATTNNYRYGTFPEMMDAPPVGATTTVNYTMMTQQVTAPAVATRHP; this is encoded by the exons ATGAGTACCCGCCCCAGCCCAGCTCCGATCAAACGCTCTTTCGATGGTCTATTTAACGCCTGGCTGTTGTTGCGCAGTCAAGGACACGAGAAGCCTCTACGCAATGCACTGTACAACATGATGATGTTCGCCGTGGTAGCAGTAGTCATCGGAGTCACCCTGGTGTTGGCACCGTTTTTCAAACCACTTCTATGGGCTTTCCTGTTCGGGGCAGTTTTATTTCCGGCAAAGAAACGGATCGCCGAAGCGCTGAACCAGTGGATCGAACGCATTGAGAGGGACGAGCGGTACCTGGTGGTGGGGATTCTGGGGGCACCTGTGCAAGGTATCAACTCGCTGGGCGAGTTTCTGACCAAATGGTTAATGAGTCACTTCAAAGTAATCGGTATTGGCTGCGGGAGTCTTATTTCACTGCGAATAGTCCTTTGGCTAGCACCAACCGAAGTGTTCATTACAATTTGGAATTTTATCGTTTGGAATCATTCTCTTTTCCGAACGGTGCTTAGCTCTCTGACGTTGCACATG cttGTAATCATTTTAGCCTTGTACGTAGCGAGCGTCTACTTACTGTGGGTACCAGAACTGTCAACGCCATTCCTCGTCGTTGGACAAATGCTGTGGGTTTTAATAGTCGGCTATGGTTGTAGTTTCCTGGGTGCCTTGCAGGTTCCGATGTTCCTTGGATTGCTAACCTATGGCGTGATTGGTCTAGTCTATAATCTCCAGCGAGACGACAAAAACGTTCGTTTCATTGACAAATGGCATTGCTTGTTGGACGTGACAAGCTACCGGTTGGACGATAGCAAAATCGACCCGGTGATTGCTAAATCGCCAGCAGATGAAACAGGATATACCTCGTGTATCGAGGAAATCAAATCGAAGCTTAAGTTGGATGTAACGACCACTCCTCGACTGTCAAGTACGATGAATGATTCGAAATGCAGCACCAACGATACACCCGAAAAAACGCAAGAATCTTTGGAGAGTGATTTATATTTTAGAATACTATTTTATACCTGCGTAGGAACGCTGATATGGATGCACACGTGGATTCTGTTCCTGGGTATCATACCGATCAGTTTGCATCTTATTAAAAAGGTGGCAGAAATTCTAGGTATAGTTCAGTACTTTTCACAAAAATTGCAGCAATACTGGGAGTTGTTGAAGCTGTGGCTTTTTCCGCGGCATTCGGCCTTACTACCGCTCTGTTTACCGGGCATTCTGCGGGTAAACACCAATATCCACTGGTATGTTTGTGCCAAGATTCGATCCTACATAGACGACATCAGCTCGATCGTGATGATAGGATTCCTAAGCGTGCTAGTCATGCTCATCAGTATACTCGCGTTCACGCAAATTTACTCGGAAACGATAGCGGTAGCGCAGCTTGGCAGTAATCTCGTCAATCGCACCCTAACGCACCGACCGGACCTAATCGAAATGTTGCCGATTG ACATGCAATCGATGGACAACATCATTGATAACGCGTACAAATACGGCCGGTCACACATCGAACAGTACGTGGATGACATTTTCAACGACACCGATCCCACGCAGGCCAAAAAGCTTAAGATTCAAATTTTGAGCGTCTGGGATCGGTTAATCCAAAGTTGGATGGACCGAAATAATGGCGACAATTTGGTAGGACCACGTGTCAACAGTCAGTCGATTCGGGTGACGATCGACGAGATATTTATCAACCCGA TCACTAAAGCAGGCATCATCGGGTTTGTCAAAAGTAACATCGGGATGCTTCTGGAAGTCTCCGATTCGCTCTGGATGCTTTTGAGAACCAACGTGACACTTTTGGTGTCAGCAATAGGAACATTGGTTTCGGTGATCCTAGGCGGTGGCCACGCCGTACTAAAGTTCCTATTTCATACC ATCATATTCTTCACAACACTGTTCTACTTGCTGCAAAGCAGCCAGGCACGGTACGCGCCCTCAGCTATAACGTTCAACAACTCATGGGGTCCTCGGATCATCCAAGCACTGGAGGATTCAATCTCAAGCGTGGTTGTCGCCACACTTAAATTGGCGCTTTTCCACGGATTATTCACGTGGCTCACTCACACGATCTTTGGCGCACATATCGTCTATCTACCGGCGGTGCTGGCATCGATCCTGGCAGCTGCTCCGTTTCTGGAAACCTACTGGTGCAGCGTTCCAGCATTTCTGGACCTTTGGCTCTCTCAGGATCGTTTCTGGCTGGGAGTAGTACTCGTGTTGATTCATTTTATCGTACCCTCGAATTTCAATCCAATCATACACTCAGAAATTAAGGG CGGTGGTCACCCGTATCTGACCGGTCTGTCGATTGCCGGTGGAATGTACCTTTTCGGGCTAGAAGGTGCACTACTAGGGCCACTCTTGCTGTGTTTGCTCGTTGTGCTCTTTGAAGTTACCATGAGCGCTATCAGGGATTCTCCAGTAACCCCGCAAACCAG AAAGTCCAGCTTAGACACAAACAATGAGCTTTATTCACCTGCAACTAC
- the LOC131677738 gene encoding transmembrane protein 245 isoform X1: MSTRPSPAPIKRSFDGLFNAWLLLRSQGHEKPLRNALYNMMMFAVVAVVIGVTLVLAPFFKPLLWAFLFGAVLFPAKKRIAEALNQWIERIERDERYLVVGILGAPVQGINSLGEFLTKWLMSHFKVIGIGCGSLISLRIVLWLAPTEVFITIWNFIVWNHSLFRTVLSSLTLHMLVIILALYVASVYLLWVPELSTPFLVVGQMLWVLIVGYGCSFLGALQVPMFLGLLTYGVIGLVYNLQRDDKNVRFIDKWHCLLDVTSYRLDDSKIDPVIAKSPADETGYTSCIEEIKSKLKLDVTTTPRLSSTMNDSKCSTNDTPEKTQESLESDLYFRILFYTCVGTLIWMHTWILFLGIIPISLHLIKKVAEILGIVQYFSQKLQQYWELLKLWLFPRHSALLPLCLPGILRVNTNIHWYVCAKIRSYIDDISSIVMIGFLSVLVMLISILAFTQIYSETIAVAQLGSNLVNRTLTHRPDLIEMLPIDMQSMDNIIDNAYKYGRSHIEQYVDDIFNDTDPTQAKKLKIQILSVWDRLIQSWMDRNNGDNLVGPRVNSQSIRVTIDEIFINPITKAGIIGFVKSNIGMLLEVSDSLWMLLRTNVTLLVSAIGTLVSVILGGGHAVLKFLFHTIIFFTTLFYLLQSSQARYAPSAITFNNSWGPRIIQALEDSISSVVVATLKLALFHGLFTWLTHTIFGAHIVYLPAVLASILAAAPFLETYWCSVPAFLDLWLSQDRFWLGVVLVLIHFIVPSNFNPIIHSEIKGGGHPYLTGLSIAGGMYLFGLEGALLGPLLLCLLVVLFEVTMSAIRDSPVTPQTRKSSLDTNNELYSPATTLSKEWQAFIRGEQQLSLRYFSGDDGCAPCRSNYHSKLHDDDSTGDSTSSSNTTPVDELHTLLEKKWTGA; the protein is encoded by the exons ATGAGTACCCGCCCCAGCCCAGCTCCGATCAAACGCTCTTTCGATGGTCTATTTAACGCCTGGCTGTTGTTGCGCAGTCAAGGACACGAGAAGCCTCTACGCAATGCACTGTACAACATGATGATGTTCGCCGTGGTAGCAGTAGTCATCGGAGTCACCCTGGTGTTGGCACCGTTTTTCAAACCACTTCTATGGGCTTTCCTGTTCGGGGCAGTTTTATTTCCGGCAAAGAAACGGATCGCCGAAGCGCTGAACCAGTGGATCGAACGCATTGAGAGGGACGAGCGGTACCTGGTGGTGGGGATTCTGGGGGCACCTGTGCAAGGTATCAACTCGCTGGGCGAGTTTCTGACCAAATGGTTAATGAGTCACTTCAAAGTAATCGGTATTGGCTGCGGGAGTCTTATTTCACTGCGAATAGTCCTTTGGCTAGCACCAACCGAAGTGTTCATTACAATTTGGAATTTTATCGTTTGGAATCATTCTCTTTTCCGAACGGTGCTTAGCTCTCTGACGTTGCACATG cttGTAATCATTTTAGCCTTGTACGTAGCGAGCGTCTACTTACTGTGGGTACCAGAACTGTCAACGCCATTCCTCGTCGTTGGACAAATGCTGTGGGTTTTAATAGTCGGCTATGGTTGTAGTTTCCTGGGTGCCTTGCAGGTTCCGATGTTCCTTGGATTGCTAACCTATGGCGTGATTGGTCTAGTCTATAATCTCCAGCGAGACGACAAAAACGTTCGTTTCATTGACAAATGGCATTGCTTGTTGGACGTGACAAGCTACCGGTTGGACGATAGCAAAATCGACCCGGTGATTGCTAAATCGCCAGCAGATGAAACAGGATATACCTCGTGTATCGAGGAAATCAAATCGAAGCTTAAGTTGGATGTAACGACCACTCCTCGACTGTCAAGTACGATGAATGATTCGAAATGCAGCACCAACGATACACCCGAAAAAACGCAAGAATCTTTGGAGAGTGATTTATATTTTAGAATACTATTTTATACCTGCGTAGGAACGCTGATATGGATGCACACGTGGATTCTGTTCCTGGGTATCATACCGATCAGTTTGCATCTTATTAAAAAGGTGGCAGAAATTCTAGGTATAGTTCAGTACTTTTCACAAAAATTGCAGCAATACTGGGAGTTGTTGAAGCTGTGGCTTTTTCCGCGGCATTCGGCCTTACTACCGCTCTGTTTACCGGGCATTCTGCGGGTAAACACCAATATCCACTGGTATGTTTGTGCCAAGATTCGATCCTACATAGACGACATCAGCTCGATCGTGATGATAGGATTCCTAAGCGTGCTAGTCATGCTCATCAGTATACTCGCGTTCACGCAAATTTACTCGGAAACGATAGCGGTAGCGCAGCTTGGCAGTAATCTCGTCAATCGCACCCTAACGCACCGACCGGACCTAATCGAAATGTTGCCGATTG ACATGCAATCGATGGACAACATCATTGATAACGCGTACAAATACGGCCGGTCACACATCGAACAGTACGTGGATGACATTTTCAACGACACCGATCCCACGCAGGCCAAAAAGCTTAAGATTCAAATTTTGAGCGTCTGGGATCGGTTAATCCAAAGTTGGATGGACCGAAATAATGGCGACAATTTGGTAGGACCACGTGTCAACAGTCAGTCGATTCGGGTGACGATCGACGAGATATTTATCAACCCGA TCACTAAAGCAGGCATCATCGGGTTTGTCAAAAGTAACATCGGGATGCTTCTGGAAGTCTCCGATTCGCTCTGGATGCTTTTGAGAACCAACGTGACACTTTTGGTGTCAGCAATAGGAACATTGGTTTCGGTGATCCTAGGCGGTGGCCACGCCGTACTAAAGTTCCTATTTCATACC ATCATATTCTTCACAACACTGTTCTACTTGCTGCAAAGCAGCCAGGCACGGTACGCGCCCTCAGCTATAACGTTCAACAACTCATGGGGTCCTCGGATCATCCAAGCACTGGAGGATTCAATCTCAAGCGTGGTTGTCGCCACACTTAAATTGGCGCTTTTCCACGGATTATTCACGTGGCTCACTCACACGATCTTTGGCGCACATATCGTCTATCTACCGGCGGTGCTGGCATCGATCCTGGCAGCTGCTCCGTTTCTGGAAACCTACTGGTGCAGCGTTCCAGCATTTCTGGACCTTTGGCTCTCTCAGGATCGTTTCTGGCTGGGAGTAGTACTCGTGTTGATTCATTTTATCGTACCCTCGAATTTCAATCCAATCATACACTCAGAAATTAAGGG CGGTGGTCACCCGTATCTGACCGGTCTGTCGATTGCCGGTGGAATGTACCTTTTCGGGCTAGAAGGTGCACTACTAGGGCCACTCTTGCTGTGTTTGCTCGTTGTGCTCTTTGAAGTTACCATGAGCGCTATCAGGGATTCTCCAGTAACCCCGCAAACCAG AAAGTCCAGCTTAGACACAAACAATGAGCTTTATTCACCTGCAACTAC
- the LOC131677738 gene encoding transmembrane protein 245 isoform X3, with the protein MSTRPSPAPIKRSFDGLFNAWLLLRSQGHEKPLRNALYNMMMFAVVAVVIGVTLVLAPFFKPLLWAFLFGAVLFPAKKRIAEALNQWIERIERDERYLVVGILGAPVQGINSLGEFLTKWLMSHFKVIGIGCGSLISLRIVLWLAPTEVFITIWNFIVWNHSLFRTVLSSLTLHMLVIILALYVASVYLLWVPELSTPFLVVGQMLWVLIVGYGCSFLGALQVPMFLGLLTYGVIGLVYNLQRDDKNVRFIDKWHCLLDVTSYRLDDSKIDPVIAKSPADETGYTSCIEEIKSKLKLDVTTTPRLSSTMNDSKCSTNDTPEKTQESLESDLYFRILFYTCVGTLIWMHTWILFLGIIPISLHLIKKVAEILGIVQYFSQKLQQYWELLKLWLFPRHSALLPLCLPGILRVNTNIHWYVCAKIRSYIDDISSIVMIGFLSVLVMLISILAFTQIYSETIAVAQLGSNLVNRTLTHRPDLIEMLPIDMQSMDNIIDNAYKYGRSHIEQYVDDIFNDTDPTQAKKLKIQILSVWDRLIQSWMDRNNGDNLVGPRVNSQSIRVTIDEIFINPITKAGIIGFVKSNIGMLLEVSDSLWMLLRTNVTLLVSAIGTLVSVILGGGHAVLKFLFHTIIFFTTLFYLLQSSQARYAPSAITFNNSWGPRIIQALEDSISSVVVATLKLALFHGLFTWLTHTIFGAHIVYLPAVLASILAAAPFLETYWCSVPAFLDLWLSQDRFWLGVVLVLIHFIVPSNFNPIIHSEIKGGGHPYLTGLSIAGGMYLFGLEGALLGPLLLCLLVVLFEVTMSAIRDSPVTPQTSNNYRYGTFPEMMDAPPVGATTTVNYTMMTQQVTAPAVATRHP; encoded by the exons ATGAGTACCCGCCCCAGCCCAGCTCCGATCAAACGCTCTTTCGATGGTCTATTTAACGCCTGGCTGTTGTTGCGCAGTCAAGGACACGAGAAGCCTCTACGCAATGCACTGTACAACATGATGATGTTCGCCGTGGTAGCAGTAGTCATCGGAGTCACCCTGGTGTTGGCACCGTTTTTCAAACCACTTCTATGGGCTTTCCTGTTCGGGGCAGTTTTATTTCCGGCAAAGAAACGGATCGCCGAAGCGCTGAACCAGTGGATCGAACGCATTGAGAGGGACGAGCGGTACCTGGTGGTGGGGATTCTGGGGGCACCTGTGCAAGGTATCAACTCGCTGGGCGAGTTTCTGACCAAATGGTTAATGAGTCACTTCAAAGTAATCGGTATTGGCTGCGGGAGTCTTATTTCACTGCGAATAGTCCTTTGGCTAGCACCAACCGAAGTGTTCATTACAATTTGGAATTTTATCGTTTGGAATCATTCTCTTTTCCGAACGGTGCTTAGCTCTCTGACGTTGCACATG cttGTAATCATTTTAGCCTTGTACGTAGCGAGCGTCTACTTACTGTGGGTACCAGAACTGTCAACGCCATTCCTCGTCGTTGGACAAATGCTGTGGGTTTTAATAGTCGGCTATGGTTGTAGTTTCCTGGGTGCCTTGCAGGTTCCGATGTTCCTTGGATTGCTAACCTATGGCGTGATTGGTCTAGTCTATAATCTCCAGCGAGACGACAAAAACGTTCGTTTCATTGACAAATGGCATTGCTTGTTGGACGTGACAAGCTACCGGTTGGACGATAGCAAAATCGACCCGGTGATTGCTAAATCGCCAGCAGATGAAACAGGATATACCTCGTGTATCGAGGAAATCAAATCGAAGCTTAAGTTGGATGTAACGACCACTCCTCGACTGTCAAGTACGATGAATGATTCGAAATGCAGCACCAACGATACACCCGAAAAAACGCAAGAATCTTTGGAGAGTGATTTATATTTTAGAATACTATTTTATACCTGCGTAGGAACGCTGATATGGATGCACACGTGGATTCTGTTCCTGGGTATCATACCGATCAGTTTGCATCTTATTAAAAAGGTGGCAGAAATTCTAGGTATAGTTCAGTACTTTTCACAAAAATTGCAGCAATACTGGGAGTTGTTGAAGCTGTGGCTTTTTCCGCGGCATTCGGCCTTACTACCGCTCTGTTTACCGGGCATTCTGCGGGTAAACACCAATATCCACTGGTATGTTTGTGCCAAGATTCGATCCTACATAGACGACATCAGCTCGATCGTGATGATAGGATTCCTAAGCGTGCTAGTCATGCTCATCAGTATACTCGCGTTCACGCAAATTTACTCGGAAACGATAGCGGTAGCGCAGCTTGGCAGTAATCTCGTCAATCGCACCCTAACGCACCGACCGGACCTAATCGAAATGTTGCCGATTG ACATGCAATCGATGGACAACATCATTGATAACGCGTACAAATACGGCCGGTCACACATCGAACAGTACGTGGATGACATTTTCAACGACACCGATCCCACGCAGGCCAAAAAGCTTAAGATTCAAATTTTGAGCGTCTGGGATCGGTTAATCCAAAGTTGGATGGACCGAAATAATGGCGACAATTTGGTAGGACCACGTGTCAACAGTCAGTCGATTCGGGTGACGATCGACGAGATATTTATCAACCCGA TCACTAAAGCAGGCATCATCGGGTTTGTCAAAAGTAACATCGGGATGCTTCTGGAAGTCTCCGATTCGCTCTGGATGCTTTTGAGAACCAACGTGACACTTTTGGTGTCAGCAATAGGAACATTGGTTTCGGTGATCCTAGGCGGTGGCCACGCCGTACTAAAGTTCCTATTTCATACC ATCATATTCTTCACAACACTGTTCTACTTGCTGCAAAGCAGCCAGGCACGGTACGCGCCCTCAGCTATAACGTTCAACAACTCATGGGGTCCTCGGATCATCCAAGCACTGGAGGATTCAATCTCAAGCGTGGTTGTCGCCACACTTAAATTGGCGCTTTTCCACGGATTATTCACGTGGCTCACTCACACGATCTTTGGCGCACATATCGTCTATCTACCGGCGGTGCTGGCATCGATCCTGGCAGCTGCTCCGTTTCTGGAAACCTACTGGTGCAGCGTTCCAGCATTTCTGGACCTTTGGCTCTCTCAGGATCGTTTCTGGCTGGGAGTAGTACTCGTGTTGATTCATTTTATCGTACCCTCGAATTTCAATCCAATCATACACTCAGAAATTAAGGG CGGTGGTCACCCGTATCTGACCGGTCTGTCGATTGCCGGTGGAATGTACCTTTTCGGGCTAGAAGGTGCACTACTAGGGCCACTCTTGCTGTGTTTGCTCGTTGTGCTCTTTGAAGTTACCATGAGCGCTATCAGGGATTCTCCAGTAACCCCGCAAACCAG